A region from the Candidatus Binatia bacterium genome encodes:
- a CDS encoding protein kinase codes for MPLEAGTRLGPYEIVAPLGAGGMGEVYRARDPRLGREVAVKVLPPAFARDRERLQRFEHEARAAGALNHPGITAIFDLGTQDGIPFLVSELLEGQSLRDVLAEGPLPPARVADLGIQTAQALAAAHAKGIVHRDLKPENLHLLPDGRLKVLDFGLAKLTATDAPARDETGPQLHSITMTGTILGTASYMAPEQVRDQPVDHRADLFALGAILFELASGRRAFPGETPADRMTAILTRDPDPLPSSVDAAIPGLEAVIRRCLEKRASDRFDSARDLAFTLRLLVAAQEKGGPAAPKRAEAAVAPRDVRFRQLTFREGLVSGARFASGGRTVVYAANWGADEKDLYLAPVGSHEHRPLNVPGARVLSISRSDELLVRLRSRDVGGFVVLGVIARMPLMGGTPREVADEVFQATFGPDGRQIAAVRFLSGAARLEYPLGTVLAETNGWFSSPCVLPDGRVFCVDHPARGDNAGYPMIVGREGGQRLTTERFSSVAGGVLLPGGRHVLMSGQEADGSGGIFFVSLEGGYRPAYRTPDWSFVEDVSDAGDVLLTRRSPRMLLETGTRGQDPSRDLSWLDWSLARDLTSDGRTVLFDETGLGAGHPTVFVRGTDGSPPVPIADGDGVRLSPDGRTAMVIDPTNPTGFELVPIGIGSAESHRIAPVRGMGAAWFPDGKAICIGGHEPQGRPRLYRYDLATRVLRPLTEEGTFISFCSVSPDGAFVFVLSPRGHSIYPVAGGEPHVLEALGSQHRGIGWSPDGSAVFAFERGRVPTPVLRIDLASGRAEPWMEIHPRSTGGVTGSNAVWLSADGERYVCSYSRTLSELFLVTGLTP; via the coding sequence ATGCCGCTCGAAGCGGGGACCCGCCTGGGTCCCTACGAAATCGTCGCTCCCCTCGGCGCCGGGGGGATGGGCGAGGTCTATCGCGCCCGCGACCCGAGACTGGGACGCGAGGTCGCGGTCAAGGTGCTCCCGCCCGCGTTCGCGCGCGACCGCGAGCGCCTCCAACGCTTCGAGCACGAGGCGCGCGCCGCCGGCGCGCTCAACCACCCCGGCATCACCGCCATCTTCGATCTCGGTACCCAGGATGGAATTCCGTTCCTGGTCAGCGAGCTGCTCGAGGGGCAGAGCCTCCGCGACGTTCTGGCCGAGGGACCGCTCCCGCCCGCGCGCGTCGCCGACCTGGGAATCCAGACCGCGCAGGCTCTGGCCGCGGCGCACGCCAAGGGAATCGTCCATCGCGACCTGAAGCCCGAGAATCTGCACCTCCTGCCGGACGGCCGCCTCAAGGTGCTCGACTTCGGGCTGGCCAAGCTGACCGCGACCGACGCGCCCGCGCGCGACGAGACCGGCCCGCAGCTCCACTCGATCACGATGACGGGAACCATTCTCGGGACCGCGTCCTACATGGCCCCGGAGCAGGTGCGGGATCAGCCGGTCGATCATCGCGCCGATCTCTTCGCGCTCGGCGCGATCCTCTTCGAGCTGGCGAGCGGCAGGAGGGCGTTTCCTGGCGAGACGCCGGCGGACCGGATGACGGCGATCCTCACGCGCGACCCCGATCCGCTGCCGTCCAGCGTCGACGCGGCGATTCCCGGGCTCGAGGCGGTCATCCGACGCTGCCTGGAGAAGCGCGCCTCGGACCGCTTCGATTCCGCTCGCGACCTCGCGTTCACGCTCCGACTTCTGGTCGCCGCTCAGGAGAAGGGGGGGCCCGCTGCTCCGAAGCGTGCCGAGGCCGCGGTCGCGCCGCGGGACGTGAGGTTCCGCCAGCTCACCTTCCGCGAGGGGCTCGTTTCGGGCGCGCGGTTTGCGTCCGGGGGACGCACGGTCGTCTATGCGGCCAACTGGGGTGCGGATGAGAAGGATCTCTATCTCGCGCCCGTGGGGAGCCATGAGCACCGCCCGCTGAACGTGCCGGGTGCCCGGGTCCTCTCGATCTCCCGGAGCGACGAGCTCCTGGTCCGGCTTCGCTCCCGCGACGTCGGGGGCTTCGTCGTGCTTGGCGTCATCGCCCGCATGCCGCTCATGGGCGGCACCCCGAGGGAAGTGGCCGACGAGGTCTTCCAGGCAACGTTCGGTCCGGATGGGCGCCAGATCGCCGCCGTTCGCTTCCTCTCCGGGGCCGCGCGCCTGGAATACCCCCTCGGGACCGTGCTGGCCGAGACGAACGGGTGGTTCAGCAGCCCCTGCGTCCTGCCGGATGGGAGGGTCTTTTGCGTCGATCATCCGGCGCGCGGAGACAACGCGGGGTATCCCATGATCGTCGGACGGGAGGGCGGGCAACGCCTGACGACCGAGCGATTCAGCTCGGTCGCGGGAGGCGTTCTCCTTCCCGGCGGGCGCCACGTATTGATGTCCGGCCAGGAAGCCGATGGAAGCGGCGGGATCTTCTTCGTCTCTCTGGAAGGCGGGTATCGCCCTGCGTATCGCACGCCGGACTGGTCGTTCGTGGAGGACGTATCGGACGCCGGCGATGTCCTCCTGACCCGGCGAAGCCCGCGGATGCTCCTGGAGACGGGAACGCGCGGCCAGGACCCGTCGCGCGACCTTTCCTGGCTGGACTGGTCGCTCGCGCGCGATCTCACGTCCGACGGCCGCACCGTGCTGTTCGACGAGACCGGGTTGGGCGCGGGACATCCCACGGTATTCGTGCGCGGCACCGACGGCTCGCCGCCGGTCCCCATCGCGGATGGGGATGGCGTCCGACTGTCTCCCGACGGCCGCACCGCGATGGTCATCGATCCGACCAATCCCACGGGCTTCGAGCTGGTGCCGATCGGGATCGGAAGCGCCGAATCGCATCGCATCGCGCCTGTCCGGGGCATGGGAGCTGCCTGGTTTCCCGACGGCAAGGCGATCTGCATCGGAGGGCACGAACCCCAGGGGCGTCCCAGGCTCTACCGGTACGATCTTGCCACGCGCGTCCTCCGGCCGCTGACCGAGGAGGGAACCTTCATCAGCTTCTGCTCCGTCTCTCCGGACGGCGCGTTCGTGTTCGTTCTGAGCCCTCGGGGACATTCGATCTATCCCGTGGCCGGAGGCGAACCGCATGTCCTGGAGGCCTTGGGAAGCCAGCATCGTGGGATCGGCTGGAGCCCGGACGGGAGCGCCGTCTTCGCGTTCGAGCGCGGGCGCGTTCCCACGCCGGTGCTCCGCATCGACCTGGCCAGCGGGCGGGCGGAGCCGTGGATGGAGATCCATCCTCGGAGCACGGGAGGCGTGACCGGATCCAACGCGGTCTGGCTCTCCGCCGACGGCGAGCGTTACGTATGCAGCTACTCGCGCACGCTGTCGGAGCTCTTTCTCGTGACCGGGCTGACTCCATGA